In a single window of the Olivibacter sp. SDN3 genome:
- a CDS encoding O-acetylhomoserine aminocarboxypropyltransferase/cysteine synthase family protein — translation MSQENLKFETLQIHAGQEVDASTNARAVPIYQTTSYVFNNSEHGANLFALKEFGNIYTRIMNPTTDVFEKRVAALEGGVAAVAVASGQAAQFIALSNILESGDNFVSGANLYGGTYNQFKVSFKRLGIEARFAKNDSAEHMEALIDEQTKAIYLETIGNPSFNVPDFEAVATVAQKYDLPLIVDNTFGAAGYLFQPIAHGAHVVVQSATKWIGGHGTSIGGVIVDGGNYNWGNGKFQQFSEPSEGYHGLVFNDVFGSNGPFGNIQFAIRARVEGLRDFGPALSPFNSFLLLQGLETLSLRVQRHVDNALELALWLQDHSQVLSVSYPGLPNNPTYIRAKKYLKNGFGAVLSFEIKGEKEKATQFVDSLKLISHLANVGDTKTLIIQPSATTHQQLSEDEQAAAGVKPTSLRISVGLEHIDDIKADLQQAFDQIN, via the coding sequence ATGTCACAAGAAAACTTAAAATTCGAAACACTACAAATACACGCAGGACAAGAAGTAGATGCTTCTACCAATGCCCGAGCTGTTCCGATTTACCAAACAACGTCCTATGTATTTAATAATTCAGAACATGGCGCAAATCTTTTCGCGCTGAAAGAGTTTGGTAATATATATACGAGGATTATGAATCCTACCACCGATGTGTTTGAAAAGCGTGTGGCGGCTCTGGAAGGGGGTGTTGCTGCTGTCGCAGTGGCTTCGGGACAGGCTGCACAATTTATAGCTTTAAGTAATATTTTAGAAAGTGGTGACAACTTTGTTTCTGGCGCCAATTTATATGGGGGCACCTACAATCAGTTTAAGGTGTCATTTAAAAGGTTGGGTATTGAGGCCCGTTTTGCAAAAAACGACAGTGCTGAGCATATGGAAGCATTAATAGACGAGCAAACAAAGGCCATTTATTTGGAAACTATCGGTAATCCGAGCTTCAATGTCCCTGATTTTGAGGCAGTGGCAACGGTAGCGCAAAAATACGACTTGCCATTGATTGTAGATAATACTTTTGGTGCAGCGGGTTATTTATTTCAACCTATTGCACATGGCGCACATGTAGTTGTTCAATCGGCCACTAAGTGGATTGGTGGCCATGGCACCAGTATCGGTGGAGTTATTGTTGACGGGGGAAATTACAATTGGGGTAATGGTAAGTTTCAGCAATTTAGTGAGCCTTCCGAAGGTTACCACGGTCTCGTTTTTAATGATGTTTTTGGCAGTAACGGTCCTTTTGGTAACATACAATTTGCTATCCGCGCACGTGTGGAAGGGTTACGTGATTTTGGTCCTGCTTTGTCTCCTTTCAATTCTTTTCTGCTGTTACAGGGATTGGAAACGTTATCATTACGCGTGCAGCGTCATGTGGATAATGCGTTGGAATTAGCGCTATGGTTGCAAGATCATTCGCAGGTGCTTTCTGTTAGTTACCCGGGCTTACCCAATAATCCTACATATATCCGTGCGAAAAAATATTTAAAGAATGGTTTTGGAGCAGTCTTGTCTTTTGAAATAAAAGGTGAAAAAGAAAAAGCAACCCAGTTTGTAGATAGCTTGAAGTTAATCAGCCACCTTGCAAACGTAGGAGATACGAAAACGCTGATTATCCAGCCTTCTGCAACGACTCACCAACAATTGAGTGAAGACGAGCAAGCTGCTGCCGGAGTAAAACCTACGTCGTTACGGATATCTGTGGGCTTGGAGCATATTGATGATATAAAAGCTGATCTGCAGCAAGCATTTGATCAGATAAATTAA
- a CDS encoding GNAT family N-acetyltransferase: protein MKTEPIIIKKLTIEDSEIFDNVYTRPELFWKINNDSSGNENAEEFAKRMLWLCKYIYTIRLKRDPLKVIGACVLYNWNKKKREIFFGGSILPEYWGKGIMPNAFNQMIEMAKYCLGASHIKISINKDNQPAKRMVEKLGFFNAVEENNLTTFSRPIDLPPSIAKLINKNKGFQRAI, encoded by the coding sequence ATGAAAACAGAGCCCATTATCATTAAAAAATTGACGATTGAGGATAGTGAAATATTCGACAATGTTTACACGAGGCCTGAGTTGTTTTGGAAAATCAACAATGATAGCAGCGGCAATGAAAACGCGGAAGAATTTGCGAAACGCATGCTTTGGTTATGTAAGTACATTTATACTATCCGTCTGAAACGCGATCCGTTAAAGGTAATAGGCGCTTGCGTATTGTATAATTGGAACAAAAAGAAAAGAGAGATCTTTTTTGGAGGTTCCATCTTACCCGAATACTGGGGAAAAGGTATTATGCCCAATGCCTTTAATCAAATGATAGAAATGGCAAAATATTGTTTGGGTGCATCTCATATTAAAATATCTATCAATAAAGACAATCAGCCCGCCAAACGTATGGTTGAGAAGTTGGGATTTTTTAACGCTGTTGAAGAAAACAACCTCACTACCTTTAGCAGACCTATTGATCTACCGCCGTCAATCGCTAAATTGATTAATAAAAACAAAGGTTTTCAACGAGCAATATGA